From Triticum aestivum cultivar Chinese Spring chromosome 4A, IWGSC CS RefSeq v2.1, whole genome shotgun sequence, a single genomic window includes:
- the LOC123085185 gene encoding auxin transporter-like protein 2 — translation MAAAANDGLADEKAPGTIGVGRYEEMEQDGASSTAKSRLSGLLWHGGSAYDAWFSCASNQVAQVLLTLPYSFSQLGMLSGILFQLFYGLMGSWTAYLISILYVEYRTRKEREKADFRNHVIQWFEVLDGLLGRHWRNVGLAFNCTFLLFGSVIQLIACASNIYYINDRLDKRTWTYIFGACCATTVFIPSFHNYRIWSFLGLVMTTYTAWYLAVASLLHGQVDGVKHSGPTKMVLYFTGATNILYTFGGHAVTVEVMHAMWRPQKFKAIYLMATAYVLTLTLPSAASVYWAFGDELLTHSNALSLLPRTPFRDAAVVLMLVHQFITFGFACTPLYFVWEKLIGLHDCRSLCKRAAARLPVVVPIWFLAIVFPFFGPINSAVGSLLVSFTVYIIPALAHMITYRSAHARENAVEQPPRFVGRWTGTYVINAFVVVWVLVVGFGFGGWASITNFVRQIDTFGLFTKCYQCPTPPIPDASWPFPGGLRNLTMLPPAPAPSPAHFLRHHRHHSHRL, via the exons ATGGCCGCAGCAGCCAACGATGGCCTCGCCGACGAGAAGGCGCCGGGGACGATCGGCGTAGGGCGGTACGAGGAGATGGAGCAAGACGGCGCCTCGAGCACCGCAAAGTCGCGGCTCTCCGGCCTCCTCTGGCACGGCGGCTCCGCCTACGACGCCTGGTTCAGCTGCGCTTCCAACCAG GTAGCCCAGGTGCTGCTGACCTTGCCCTACTCCTTCTCGCAACTGGGGATGCTGAGCGGCATACTGTTCCAGCTCTTCTACGGTCTCATGGGGAGCTGGACCGCGTACCTCATCAGCATCCTCTACGTGGAGTACCGGAccaggaaggagagggagaaggccgACTTCAGGAACCATGTCATCCAG TGGTTCGAGGTGCTGGACGGGCTGCTGGGGAGGCACTGGAGGAACGTCGGCCTCGCCTTCAACTGCACCTTCCTCCTCTTCGGCTCCGTCATCCAGCTCATCGCCTGCGCCAG CAACATCTACTACATCAACGACCGGCTGGACAAGAGGACGTGGACCTATATCTTCGGCGCGTGCTGCGCCACCACGGTCTTCATCCCGTCCTTCCACAACTACCGCATCTGGTCGTTCCTCGGCCTCGTCATGACCACCTACACGGCGTGGTACCTCGCCGTTGCGTCCCTTCTCCATGGCCAG GTTGATGGTGTGAAGCACTCTGGCCCGACCAAGATGGTGCTCTACTTCACCGGGGCCACCAACATTCTCTACACCTTCGGCGGCCATGCAGTTACTGT GGAGGTGATGCACGCGATGTGGCGGCCGCAGAAGTTCAAGGCCATCTACCTGATGGCGACGGCGTACGTGTTGACGCTGACGCTGCCGTCGGCGGCGAGCGTGTACTGGGCGTTCGGGGACGAGCTGCTCACGCACTCCAACGCGCTCTCGCTGCTGCCGCGCACGCCCTTCCGGGACGCCGCCGTGGTGCTCATGCTCGTCCACCAGTTCATCACCTTCGGCTTCGCCTGCACCCCGCTCTACTTCGTCTGGGAGAAGCTCATCGGCCTCCACGACTGCCGCAGCCTCTGCAAgcgcgccgccgcgcgcctccccgTGGTCGTGCCCATCTGGTTCCTCGCCATCGTCTTCCCCTTCTTCGGGCCCATCAACTCCGCCGTCGGCTCCCTCCTCGTCAGCTTCACCGTCTACATCATCCCGGCGCTCGCGCACATGATCACCTACCGCTCCGCACACGCCCGCGAG AACGCCGTGGAGCAGCCGCCGCGGTTCGTGGGGCGATGGACGGGCACGTACGTGATCAACGCGTTCGTGGTGGTGTGGGTGCTGGTGGTCGGCTTCGGCTTCGGCGGCTGGGCCAGCATCACCAACTTCGTCCGCCAGATCGACACCTTCGGCCTCTTCACCAAGTGCTACCAGTGCCCCACGCCGCCCATCCCGGACGCCTCCTGGCCGTTCCCCGGCGGCCTCCGCAACCTGACGATGCTCCCGCCGGCGCCGGCTCCTTCGCCGGCGCACTTCCTCCGCCACCACCGGCACCACAGCCACAGGCTCTGA